A window of Nomascus leucogenys isolate Asia chromosome X, Asia_NLE_v1, whole genome shotgun sequence contains these coding sequences:
- the LOC100602819 gene encoding melanoma-associated antigen B10-like, which translates to MPRGQKSKLHAREKRRQAREEPEPLMGAQATARVERECSSSSSAHFRSTIQSSTAAKTTSNLHGPQRATSTTTTAAAVSYVRSNESTNNQTEERPRSSQAPAANEHVTRSPLDEKVFILVHYLLYKYQMKELIIKAAMLRDIVQIPRRYFSEILGKVSYHLEMVFGLDLKEMDPDRHIYFLINKLVPTYDAKLSDDRRVPRTGLLMTILGVIFTNGNCATEEQIWQVLNVMGLYEGRRHFIFGEPKKIITQDFVRENYLQYQQVPDSDPPRYQFLWGPRAHVETTRMKVLEFLAKIHYTVPSAFPTLYEEALRDEEERAQVRLAARARIRVVANARSKAIFSRFSHP; encoded by the coding sequence ATGCCTCGGGGGCAAAAGAGTAAGCTTCATGCGCGTGAGAAACGCCGTCAGGCTCGAGAAGAGCCAGAGCCTCTGATGGGTGCTCAAGCCACTGCAAGAGTGGAAAGAGAatgttcctcctcttcctctgctcaTTTCAGGAGTACCATCCAGAGCTCAACTGCTGCCAAGACAACCAGCAATCTCCACGGGCCTCAGAGAGCCACATCCACCACCACTACTGCTGCAGCTGTTTCATATGTAAGGTCTAATGAAAGCACCAACAACCAAACGGAGGAAAGGCCAAGATCCTCACAGGCCCCGGCTGCCAATGAGCACGTGACCAGAAGCCCTCTAGATGAGAAGGTGTTTATTTTGGTGCATTATCTTCTGTACAAGTATCAAATGAAAGAGCTTATTATAAAGGCAGCTATGCTGAGAGATATAGTCCAAATTCCCAGGAGATACTTCAGTGAGATCCTGGGGAAAGTTTCATATCACCTGGAGATGGTCTTTGGACTTGACCTGAAGGAAATGGATCCAGATAGGCACATCTATTTCCTCATCAACAAACTGGTACCAACCTATGATGCAAAGTTGAGTGATGACAGACGTGTGCCCAGGACTGGCCTGCTGATGACTATCCTGGGTGTGATCTTCACAAATGGTAATTGTGCCACTGAGGAACAAATCTGGCAGGTATTGAATGTGATGGGGTTATATGAGGGGAGGAGGCACTTCATTTTTGGGGAACCCAAGAAGATCATCACCCAAGATTTTGTGAGAGAAAATTACCTGCAGTATCAGCAAGTGCCCGACAGTGATCCTCCACGCTATCAATTTCTATGGGGTCCACGAGCTCATGTAGAAACCACCAGGATGAAAGTACTAGAGTTTTTAGCGAAGATCCACTATACTGTCCCCAGTGCCTTCCCAACCTTGTATGAAGAGGCTTTGAGAGACGAGGAAGAAAGGGCTCAAGTCAGACTTGCAGCAAGGGCTCGCATTAGGGTTGTGGCCAATGCACGTTCTAAGGCCATATTTAGTAGATTCTCCCACCCCTAG
- the LOC100603162 gene encoding melanoma-associated antigen B10-like yields MPWGQKSKLRTRDKRRQARSETQDICGAQATAAGEERPSTSSSPLYGVNLQSSPGAGPNAKGQDEEKPSTSQAPPTSDLLSTTPLDQKAMLLVQFLLRKYNMKEPITNHNMLKHVIKKDKAHFHEILKKASELMVLAFGIDVKEVHPTRHYYALISKLNRTCDARLSGEEIMPKTGLLMTILCVIFMKGNCATEEDILQVLNVIGIDARKNHYFYGQPKKLIIQNFIKERYLERRQVLNSDPVWYEFLWGPRAHAETSKRVLEFLAKIHDTVPSSFPSLYEEALRDEEERV; encoded by the exons ATGCCTTGGGGTCAGAAAAGTAAGCTGCGTACCCGTGACAAACGCCGCCAGGCTCGAAGTGAGACCCAGGATATCTGCGGTGCTCAGGCCACTGCAGCCGGGGAAGAAAGgccctccacttcctcctctcctctttatGGTGTTAATCTCCAGAGCTCCCCTGGTGCTGGCCCAA ATGCCAAGGgccaagatgaggaaaaaccaagCACCTCCCAGGCACCACCCACCAGTGATCTTTTGAGCACAACCCCTCTAGACCAGAAGGCAATGTTGTTGGTGCAGTTCCTGCTGCGCAAGTACAACATGAAGGAGCCCATAACAAATCATAACATGCTAAAGCATGTCATCAAAAAGGACAAGGCGCACTTCCATGAGATCCTCAAGAAAGCCTCTGAGCTCATGGTGCTGGCCTTTGGCATTGATGTGAAGGAAGTCCATCCAACCAGGCACTACTATGCCCTTATCAGCAAATTGAATCGCACCTGTGATGCAAGGCTGAGTGGTGAGGAGATCATGCCCAAGACTGGCCTCCTGATGACTATCCTGTGTGTGATCTTTATGAAGGGCAACTGTGCCACTGAGGAAGATATCTTGCAGGTGCTTAATGTAATAGGGATAGATGCCAGAAAGAACCACTATTTCTATGGGCAGCCCAAGAAGCTCATCATCCAAAATTTCATAAAGGAAAGATACCTGGAGCGCCGGCAGGTACTCAACAGTGATCCTGTGTGGTATGAATTTCTGTGGGGTCCCAGAGCCCATGCAGAAACCAGTAAGAGAGTCCTTGAGTTTTTGGCCAAGATCCATGATACTGTCCCCAGTTCCTTTCCATCTTTGTATGAAGAAGCTTTGCGAGATGAAGAAGAGAGAGTCTGA